The Haloarchaeobius amylolyticus genome window below encodes:
- a CDS encoding ABC transporter ATP-binding protein, which yields MIRGDEQLAIAASGLRKVYGSVVAVEGLDLAVPRGTVYGFLGPNGAGKTTTMGMLTTLVPPTAGTASIAGVSIADREGVKPHVGYLPDEPPLYDEFTAREQLGFVADLRQLEPAAAATRIDALLDQVGLADVADERIESYSRGTRQKVGLVQAMLHEPNVLFLDEPTSGLDPRAAREVLDLIDGLADGGTTVFLSSHALSVVEELADVVGVLHQGRLVAEGTPAELTQRVADGERSLERVFLDLTADQSEAPV from the coding sequence ATGATACGGGGGGATGAGCAACTGGCGATAGCAGCGTCCGGCCTCCGGAAGGTGTACGGGTCGGTCGTCGCCGTCGAGGGGCTCGACCTCGCCGTGCCCCGGGGGACCGTCTACGGGTTCCTCGGGCCGAACGGGGCGGGCAAGACCACGACGATGGGGATGTTGACCACGCTGGTCCCGCCGACGGCGGGGACGGCCTCGATCGCCGGCGTGTCCATCGCGGACCGCGAGGGTGTCAAACCGCACGTCGGCTACCTGCCGGACGAGCCGCCGCTGTACGACGAGTTCACGGCCCGGGAGCAACTCGGGTTCGTGGCGGACCTGCGCCAGCTGGAGCCGGCGGCGGCCGCGACGCGCATCGACGCGCTGCTCGACCAGGTCGGGCTGGCGGACGTGGCCGACGAGCGCATCGAGTCCTACTCGCGGGGGACGCGCCAGAAGGTCGGGCTGGTGCAGGCGATGCTGCACGAGCCCAACGTGCTGTTCCTCGACGAGCCGACCAGCGGGCTGGACCCGCGGGCGGCCCGCGAGGTGCTCGACCTCATCGACGGGCTGGCCGACGGCGGGACCACCGTCTTCCTCTCCTCGCACGCCCTCTCGGTCGTCGAGGAGCTGGCGGACGTGGTCGGCGTACTCCACCAGGGGCGACTGGTCGCCGAGGGGACGCCGGCAGAGCTGACCCAGCGCGTCGCCGACGGCGAGCGCTCGCTGGAACGCGTCTTCCTCGACCTGACGGCGGACCAGTCGGAGGCACCGGTATGA
- a CDS encoding DUF5811 family protein, whose amino-acid sequence MNGNNPYAGLPGSTQAGKRADADVPELSPDQTRALRRDVTAIAAQTRAFLPDEYVVNGDVTQGVGGPQATVAVRPPAGHPVSAGFTPNLEEAGDDYCIDPDEQAEVARGLAASAALQVKQAVQDSVTPTAR is encoded by the coding sequence ATGAACGGAAACAACCCGTACGCCGGACTCCCGGGCAGTACGCAGGCCGGGAAACGCGCAGACGCGGACGTCCCGGAGCTCTCTCCCGACCAGACACGGGCCCTTCGCCGTGACGTGACGGCCATCGCGGCCCAGACCCGGGCGTTCCTCCCGGACGAGTACGTCGTCAACGGCGACGTGACCCAGGGCGTCGGCGGGCCGCAGGCGACGGTGGCGGTCCGGCCGCCGGCGGGCCACCCCGTCAGCGCCGGCTTCACGCCGAACCTCGAGGAGGCGGGAGACGACTACTGCATCGACCCCGACGAGCAGGCGGAGGTCGCCCGGGGGCTCGCGGCCTCTGCGGCCCTGCAGGTCAAGCAGGCCGTCCAGGACTCCGTCACGCCCACGGCGCGATAG
- a CDS encoding pyruvoyl-dependent arginine decarboxylase — MEPIRIVWGHATGPTEMSSYDAALADAGVENYNLVAVSSVIPRDAEVEIVGTAADLGPVGERLTVVQARATSTEPGHVSAGLGWAQSPEGGLFYEASGDTDAADVDERVRRGLAAGQALRDWDFGDPHVKVESASVEPGTYTTAVVLAVYGGSEPLL, encoded by the coding sequence ATGGAGCCGATCCGCATCGTCTGGGGCCACGCGACCGGCCCGACCGAGATGTCCTCCTACGACGCGGCGCTCGCCGATGCCGGCGTGGAGAACTACAATCTGGTCGCCGTCTCCTCGGTGATTCCGCGGGACGCCGAGGTCGAGATCGTCGGCACCGCGGCCGACCTCGGACCGGTGGGCGAGCGCCTGACCGTCGTGCAGGCCCGGGCGACGTCGACCGAACCCGGCCACGTGAGCGCGGGCCTGGGCTGGGCGCAGTCGCCCGAGGGCGGGCTGTTCTACGAGGCGTCGGGCGACACCGACGCCGCGGACGTGGACGAGCGCGTCCGCCGCGGCCTCGCGGCCGGGCAGGCACTGCGCGACTGGGACTTCGGCGACCCACACGTCAAGGTCGAGAGCGCGTCGGTCGAACCGGGGACCTACACGACGGCGGTCGTGCTGGCGGTCTACGGCGGGAGCGAGCCGCTGCTCTGA